GGCATCAGGTGCCCCGCCGTGTGCAATTCGCCGAGCGCAGCCGCATCCAGTGTGCGCAGGCGATCCTCGTTGATGATGTGAAACCCGACGAGGCTGCGCCTGGCCCCGTCGTCCAGCTCAACCTCCAGGGTAAAGGGTTCGAGCAGGTCATATGCCTTCAGCGCAGCGAAGAAGTCCGCACATTCACGATAGCCTGCATCGAGCAAGCCCAGCTTTCCCGCGGTATCCTCCAGATAGGGCGTCGCCTCGCCCGCATCGTCGAACAGGCGGACGCCATCGACATGTCCGGCGCGCGGGTGCGCCATGTCGATATGGACTTGCGCCGGGCCTTCGCCATCGGCGCTACGCCCGATCAAGAACGGCTGAATGGCGAGCGCCAGCGGGCGATAGAGCGCGTCCCACTGTCCATCCTTCAGGAACAGATTCTCGCCATTTTCGAACCCGAACAGCGCGACCGCGTGGAACCGGTCGTCGGCGGGGTTCTTGTGGAACAGGATCGGGAAATGCGCCTGCACCTGCCGGAATTCGACCGGCACGGTGACACACGACATGACCGCATCGCCCAGTTCGGCATCGGGCTGCATCGCGACCCGCAGATCGCGGTGGGCTTGCGGGTCGAGAACGGCGTGCTGGCTCATGCGGGGCATCCTGTGGCTTGGCGGACGGGCGCGGTGTTGCGCAGGGTATCGAGGTATGCGCGATTGGTGGGCAGCGCGGAAGCAAGCTGACGCGCGCGGCGGGAGACTTCACCGCCAGCGCTTTGCCATGTCGGCAGACGCGGTGCGGGTGCGCCCATGCCGTATAGCACGTACTGCCAGCTGGCCGCCGGGAAGATCTCATCCGCCATCGGGAAATCGGCGCTGGTCGGCACATGATTGCGCCACAGTGTCAGCAGATCCGCAAGGTTGTCCGGCACGGTCTCGCGGTGCGCCTGCCAATAGGCACCACCGCGGTCCGAGAGGACGTAGTGCAGCTTGAGGAAATCAACGATCCTGTCCCAACGCGTGCGGAAAAGCTGGTTGAAACGGCGGGCGTGGATGTCCATCTCCGCCCGGGTTTCGGGAAATCCGTCCATCAGCGCGCGCAGCGACAATTCGATCATGACAATGGCGGAAGCTTCCAGCGGCTCCACGAACCCTGCCGACAGCCCGATGGCAAGGCAATTGCCGATCCAGAACCGGTCGAGATGCCCGCTTTCGAACCGCAGCAGGCGCGGTTCGGGTACCGGTACCCCCGGCAAGGCCCGCGCGACGTAATCGCGCAAGGTAGCAAGCGCCCGATCGTCGGAACAGAACCGCGAGGCATAGACGCACCCGATCCCACGCCGTGTCGGCAGGGCAATATCCCATAACCAGCCCGCATCGTGCGCCGTGCCGACGGTGACCGAGGCAATGGCGCTATCCGGCGCGGTGGGCACTTGCGCGGCCAAGGCTCGGTCGTTGAACAGCACGTCTGACCGGTCGATCCGCCCCGCCCCCATTTCGCCTGCGATCAGCAGTCCGCGCATGCCGGTGCAATCGATGTAGAGATCGCCCGACAACACTTCGCCGCTATCCAGCACGAGCGCCGCGATGTCGCCGTTTGCCGCGCGGTCCACGCCCTCGATCCGCGCGGCAACATGCCGCACGCCCAAACCCAGGGCATGGCGCTTCAGCAGATCGACCAGCTTTCCCGCGTCGAGGTGGTAGCCATAGTTCAGCGCCCCGGCGTAACCCGGCATTGCTTTTTGGCGCGGGGCGAGACCTTGCTCGCAAACCTCGGCCTGCGGCGTCACCGCGTCGGCGAAACCGCCGCCCGCCGCCGTCCACGCAGCAACCGCATCGCGCGGTGCATCGCCCACCGGTGAGGTGAATGGATGCAGATAGCTGTCGCCAGCCGACCCGTCGCGCCAGCCGTCAAACCGCGACCCCTGCTTGAACGAAGCATCGCAGGCGGTGAGGAATTCTTCCTCGGCGATCCCGATGGCGGCCAGCGTCGCGCGCATGGTCGGCCATGTACCTTCGCCCACGCCGATAGTCGGAATGTCGGGCGCCTCGACCAAGGTCACGGCAAGCGGGCGGGCAACGTCGCGGGGACCGCGCGCGGCTATCGTGCAGGCCGCAAGCCATCCGGCTGTGCCTCCTCCGGCGATCACGACATGATCGACAGTGCCGCTCATGGTCCTTGCATCCTCTCGGCCGCTTTGACAGTCCGCCCTAGACTAACGCCATTTACTAACGCGAAAGCCGCCCGCGCGCGAGGGAGTGTGCGCGGGCGACCTTCTGCTATCGGCGGGGATTGGACGGGGCAATGCTGCCCTTCCCTCGCCTTTTGCGGCGACCGTGGGTGCCAGAGAGGTCGCTCAACCCGCCAGCACCCGATCGCCGATCCCATCATTGCGATCAGAAGGTGTAACGTACCCCCGTCGCATAGCGGGCATAGCCCGGTGCGGCGAAGTACGTCGTCTGATCGTTGCGCATGTGGCCCCGACGGTCGGCATTGGTAATGTTGATGCCTTCCACGAATGCCGTCAGGCCCTCCATGAACTCATAGCTCGCGCTGGCGTCCCACTGGCCATAGCTTTCGACGTAGAACGGGTCGGAACCATAATTGGCAAGGAAGCCATCGCGCCAGTTGTAGGCGACGCGCGCCTGCAGCGGGCCCTTGTCATAGAACAGGACCGCGTTGGCACTGTCGCTGACGCCGGTGATTGCGAACTGGGTGGCGGTATAGCGCAGCGTATTGTCGTAATACGTGTCGCTGTCCACGATGGTGTAGTTCAGGATCACGCCAAAGCCGGTGTCCCACAGGTTGTGCTGGACCGCGAATTCCCAGCCGTCGATCGTCGCGGTGCGGTCACCATTGAACGGGGTCGACAGGCGGAAGTTCACCAGCGGATCGTCGGGCTGCCCCAGGATGCCGCCCGTAACGGGGTCGATCACCTCTGGGTAATTGGCCGCGATATAGGCCAGCTGGTCGCCGAAGGTGGAATCGGCGGGCAGGTTGGCAATCGCCTCGTCGATCAGTTCACCGCCAAGGCCCTGAGCCGGGTTGGTCAGGCCGTATTGCGGGCCTTCGCTGATCAGCGTGACCGGGAAGTCCGACACCTTCTTGCGGAAATAGCCGACCGACGCATAGCTGGCGGGGGCATAGTACCACTCTGCCGACAGGTCGATGTTCTTCGACTTGTAGGGCAGCAGGCCCGGGTTGCCGACCGATGCGGTACTGCCGCCATCCGGACGAATCGGGGCCGCAAGCGCGATGCCGCCCTGCAGCTGGCCATAGTTCGGGCGCGTGATCGTGTGGCTGTAGCTGGCGCGCAGCTTCACGTCCTGGATCGGCGACATGTCGAAGTCGATCGCGGGCAGCCAGTTGTCGTAGCTTCCCTTGCGGGTTTCGGTCGTGCCGCCCGAATAGTTGATCGCGATTTCGTTTGCGCCGGTCCACGCGGTGCTGACCGCCACCGGCACCAGCGCCGAAGAGTTGATCTTCGTCTTTTCGTACCGCAGGCCAAGCCGCAGGTGCGCCTTATCTGCCAGAAGGTCGAAGGTGTGCAGCGACTGAATGTACGGTGCAAACGTCTTTTCGCGGATGCGACGGTCGATGGTGTAGTCGGCAAGACAGGTGCCCGCACCCGCGCCGGTGTTGGCGCAGATGCCCAGCTCATCGTCGAGCAGGTTGATAAGGCCGACGGTATCGACCTTGAAATAGTTCGGGATGATCGCGGGATCGTCCGAACCTTCCATACCGGCCAGGTCGTCCGACAGGTCGGTCATGTCGAACAGGTCGTCGGGCGTTTCGTCGGCGGGGAGCGTACCGCTCCACGTTTCGTTCTGGATAAAGCCGTAGGCCGACCGCACCTTGTTGTCGGTATAGGTCGCGCCGAAATCGAGGCTTTCGATGAACGAAGCGTCGAAATCGTAGTGGCCCTTCAACGCGACTTCGTTGATCCGGTCCCGCATATAGGCATTGCGGAAGGCGTTGCCCGCAGGACGGATGTTCGATGCATCGATTTCCGATCCCGGAAACATGTCGACCGAGATCACCGGCATGTCGGTGGTGAAGTCCACGGTCTGCGCCTCTACACCATAGATCGCCGCGCCCACCGCAATGTTGCTGCCATAAGGCGAGGTGGGCTTCGACGTGGCGGTCGAATGGTGCGCGTCGAGGACCAGGGACAGGCCGCCCGGCCCTTCCCATTCGAGATTGCCGCCCAGCGAGTGGTTGATCGAACGGTTGGCCGCAACCGCGCCGGTAATGGCAAGGTCCTTGTTCGGGCCGAACGTTTCGGAATAGAAATTCGGGCCCGCCGCCGGGCCGTCGGTCCAGCTGCTGCTCGTGTTTTCATGGTTGAACCACACGCCGATGGAATTCGTGCGCGCTTCGATCGTGTTTTGAGAGAACGTGTAGTCGAGCGTACCGGTCAGGTTGTCTGTCGGGCGAATCTGGAACACCGCCTGCCCGTTGAACCGTTCGCGGTCGATGTCGGTAAAGTCATACCCGGCATTCTGCGTTACCTGATAGATATCGGTCGCATCAGGGCGATTTTCGACATTGTCGCCATAGCCGAGCGAACCCCAGTTGTTCTCGTCACCCAGATAGCCTTCGCGCCAACCCGCGTTGAACTGGGCCAAGCTGGCCTTGCGGCGCTGGTACGATCCGGAGACCATCACGCCCATCGTGTCGTCGGCGAACGTGGTGCTGTAAATGCCCGAGATTTCGGGCGTGATCTTCGTGCCTTCGAAGGTGTGGTCCATGACCGCCTTCGCGCCAACGCTGCCGCGCGCGCCGGGGCGGTCCAGCGGGCGCGGGGTCTTGATGTTGATGACCGAGCCGATACCGCCGGTGGGCAGCGAGGCGCGGCCCGACTTGTAGACCTCGACCCCCGCAATACCCTCTGACGCGAGGTTCGCGAAATCGAAGCTGCGCGAAACCGGCGCTTCCGTGCCGTTGCCAAGGCCAGATGCGGGCATCTGGCGACCGTTCAGCAGGACAAGGTTGAATTCGGGACCGAAGCCGCGAACCGTGACGTTGGAGCCTTCGCCGTTGCTGCGGTCGATCGACACGCCGGTGATGCGCTGAAGCGATTCGGCAAGGTTGGTATCGGGGAACTTGCCGATATCCTCGGCACTGATCGCATCGACGACACCCTGCGCCTCGCGCTTGATGTCGGCCGCGGCTTCCAGCGATGCGCGGATACCGGTGACGAGGATGACGTTATCATCCTCTGCCGCGTCGTCGGCGTCTTGCGCGAAAGCGATTTGCGGCATCGTGGCCATAGCGATGGCCGATGCTCCAAGCATGAAACGAATAGGTGTGCGCTGGCTGCGTCGCGCCATCAGTCCTCTCCCCTGACCCGGCGAATCGGTACACTCCGACGCGTCCGGAATTACGTTGTGAACGTTCATGTGAACGTTCCCAGACGTAATGTCAACTCACCGTGCGGCAAAACGATTCCGCCGCATATGGATGAGCGCACGCGGTCAGGCCGCCGCGCACGGCAGTAGACTATATGGTTTCCTGTGAAACTTGAAGGCCCGTTAGGGCGCGTATCAGCCTTCGTCGGGCTCGATCTCGACCAGCAGCGATTCGACCTCTACCTGCTGCCCCGCCGCGACGGTCAACGACTTGACCGTGCCCGCAAAAGGCGCGGTCATCGCGTGCTCCATCTTCATTGCTTCCAGCACGAGCAGGCGCTGCCCTTCGGCAACGCTATCGCCCTCCGCCACGTCGACCGCGATGACTTTCCCCGGCATCGGCGCAAAGATCGCACCATCTGCCGCAGAGCCTTGGCCAGATCCGCGTACGGCGGTGTCAAACGCGTAACCGACACCATCGGAAAAGACGACGACGCGATCGCCATCGGCGTATGCGGTCGCCGTCGTATCGACAGCACTCAACAGGTCTCCGTCATCTTCGAAGGCAATGGCTTCGGCCTCGGCCAGATCGATTAACCGCCCCTCACCGCGATGCGACAGCCACACGGCATGACGTGCCGGGGCATTCAGACGGAAACCGACCAGTTCGTCCTGATCGTCGCCCGCTGCGATCTGCGCGGCAACGCTCCAGATCGCATCGTCTGCCTCGCCACTGGGGATCAGATCGTCGCCGTGGCGCTCGATAAAACTGGTGTCGAGATCGGCCTTGCGGAAATCCTCTGCATCCAGCGCACGGACCAGAAAGCCCGCATTGGTACGCACCGGCCAAACTTCTGTATCCGCCAGCGAGTCGATCAGCGCATCGATGGCCGCTTCGCGATCCTCGCCGTGACATACGACCTTGGCGATCATCGGATCGTAGAACGGGGAGACCTGCCCGCCTTCTTCGACACCGGTTTCGATGCGGGTCGCGTCGCCGAATGCCAAGCGGTCCAGCCGCCCGGTGCTGGGCAGGAAGCCGCTGGCCGGATCCTCGGCATAAAGGCGCACTTCCATTGCGTGCCCATCGATGGACAGCTCTTCCTGGCGCAGTGGGATGGGCTCACCACTGGCAACGCGCAGCTGCCATTCGACCAGATCGACGCCGGTGATTTCCTCTGTCACCGGGTGTTCGACCTGAAGCCGCGTGTTCATTTCCATGAACCATGTGCGATCGGCGCGCAGTCCTTCGCTGGCGTCGGCGATGAATTCGATCGTTCCCGCGCCTTCGTAGTTCACCGCCTGCGCGGCCTTGACCGCGGCGGCACAGATTGCCTCTCGCGTCGCTTCGTTCATGCCCGGCGCGGGCGCTTCCTCGATCACCTTCTGATGACGTCGTTGCAGCGAACAGTCGCGTTCGAACAGGTGCACGACATTCCCTTGGCTGTCCCCGAAGACCTGAACCTCGATATGGCGGGGTGAGAGTATGAACTTCTCGATCAGGACGACGTCGTTGCCAAAGCTGGCTCGCGCCTCACGTCGACAGGATTCGAGCGAGGACAGGAAGTCGCCTTCGGCATCGACCTTGCGCATACCCTTGCCGCCTCCGCCCGCAACGGCCTTGATCAGCACCGGATAGCCGATGGCATCGGCCTCGGCCTTCAACCGCTCATCGGACTGGTCTTCTCCCATATAGCCCGGCGTGACCGGCACGCCCGCCTCTGCCATCAGCGCTTTGGCCGCGTCTTTCAGCCCCATCGCATTGATGCTGGCAGGCTTGGGACCGACCCAGACCAGCCCGGCATCGATCACCGCCTGAGCGAAGGCCGCGTTCTCGGACAGAAAGCCATAGCCGGGGTGGATCGCTTCCGCCCCGGTCTGTTTCGCGGCGGCAATGATGCGCTCGCCAACCAGATAGCTCTCGGCCGCCGGTGACTGGCCGATATGCACCGCATCGTCCGCCATGCGTACGTGCAGCGCCTTGGCATCGGCATCGGCATAAACCGCCACGGTGCGCACGCCCATGGCGCGGGCGGTGCGGATGATCCGGC
The sequence above is a segment of the Croceicoccus naphthovorans genome. Coding sequences within it:
- a CDS encoding SapC family protein, with product MSQHAVLDPQAHRDLRVAMQPDAELGDAVMSCVTVPVEFRQVQAHFPILFHKNPADDRFHAVALFGFENGENLFLKDGQWDALYRPLALAIQPFLIGRSADGEGPAQVHIDMAHPRAGHVDGVRLFDDAGEATPYLEDTAGKLGLLDAGYRECADFFAALKAYDLLEPFTLEVELDDGARRSLVGFHIINEDRLRTLDAAALGELHTAGHLMPIFMALASLSHLTDLVARKNRQSVHA
- a CDS encoding tryptophan halogenase family protein; the encoded protein is MSGTVDHVVIAGGGTAGWLAACTIAARGPRDVARPLAVTLVEAPDIPTIGVGEGTWPTMRATLAAIGIAEEEFLTACDASFKQGSRFDGWRDGSAGDSYLHPFTSPVGDAPRDAVAAWTAAGGGFADAVTPQAEVCEQGLAPRQKAMPGYAGALNYGYHLDAGKLVDLLKRHALGLGVRHVAARIEGVDRAANGDIAALVLDSGEVLSGDLYIDCTGMRGLLIAGEMGAGRIDRSDVLFNDRALAAQVPTAPDSAIASVTVGTAHDAGWLWDIALPTRRGIGCVYASRFCSDDRALATLRDYVARALPGVPVPEPRLLRFESGHLDRFWIGNCLAIGLSAGFVEPLEASAIVMIELSLRALMDGFPETRAEMDIHARRFNQLFRTRWDRIVDFLKLHYVLSDRGGAYWQAHRETVPDNLADLLTLWRNHVPTSADFPMADEIFPAASWQYVLYGMGAPAPRLPTWQSAGGEVSRRARQLASALPTNRAYLDTLRNTAPVRQATGCPA
- a CDS encoding TonB-dependent receptor; amino-acid sequence: MLGASAIAMATMPQIAFAQDADDAAEDDNVILVTGIRASLEAAADIKREAQGVVDAISAEDIGKFPDTNLAESLQRITGVSIDRSNGEGSNVTVRGFGPEFNLVLLNGRQMPASGLGNGTEAPVSRSFDFANLASEGIAGVEVYKSGRASLPTGGIGSVINIKTPRPLDRPGARGSVGAKAVMDHTFEGTKITPEISGIYSTTFADDTMGVMVSGSYQRRKASLAQFNAGWREGYLGDENNWGSLGYGDNVENRPDATDIYQVTQNAGYDFTDIDRERFNGQAVFQIRPTDNLTGTLDYTFSQNTIEARTNSIGVWFNHENTSSSWTDGPAAGPNFYSETFGPNKDLAITGAVAANRSINHSLGGNLEWEGPGGLSLVLDAHHSTATSKPTSPYGSNIAVGAAIYGVEAQTVDFTTDMPVISVDMFPGSEIDASNIRPAGNAFRNAYMRDRINEVALKGHYDFDASFIESLDFGATYTDNKVRSAYGFIQNETWSGTLPADETPDDLFDMTDLSDDLAGMEGSDDPAIIPNYFKVDTVGLINLLDDELGICANTGAGAGTCLADYTIDRRIREKTFAPYIQSLHTFDLLADKAHLRLGLRYEKTKINSSALVPVAVSTAWTGANEIAINYSGGTTETRKGSYDNWLPAIDFDMSPIQDVKLRASYSHTITRPNYGQLQGGIALAAPIRPDGGSTASVGNPGLLPYKSKNIDLSAEWYYAPASYASVGYFRKKVSDFPVTLISEGPQYGLTNPAQGLGGELIDEAIANLPADSTFGDQLAYIAANYPEVIDPVTGGILGQPDDPLVNFRLSTPFNGDRTATIDGWEFAVQHNLWDTGFGVILNYTIVDSDTYYDNTLRYTATQFAITGVSDSANAVLFYDKGPLQARVAYNWRDGFLANYGSDPFYVESYGQWDASASYEFMEGLTAFVEGINITNADRRGHMRNDQTTYFAAPGYARYATGVRYTF
- a CDS encoding acetyl/propionyl/methylcrotonyl-CoA carboxylase subunit alpha, with the translated sequence MIKSLLIANRGEIACRIIRTARAMGVRTVAVYADADAKALHVRMADDAVHIGQSPAAESYLVGERIIAAAKQTGAEAIHPGYGFLSENAAFAQAVIDAGLVWVGPKPASINAMGLKDAAKALMAEAGVPVTPGYMGEDQSDERLKAEADAIGYPVLIKAVAGGGGKGMRKVDAEGDFLSSLESCRREARASFGNDVVLIEKFILSPRHIEVQVFGDSQGNVVHLFERDCSLQRRHQKVIEEAPAPGMNEATREAICAAAVKAAQAVNYEGAGTIEFIADASEGLRADRTWFMEMNTRLQVEHPVTEEITGVDLVEWQLRVASGEPIPLRQEELSIDGHAMEVRLYAEDPASGFLPSTGRLDRLAFGDATRIETGVEEGGQVSPFYDPMIAKVVCHGEDREAAIDALIDSLADTEVWPVRTNAGFLVRALDAEDFRKADLDTSFIERHGDDLIPSGEADDAIWSVAAQIAAGDDQDELVGFRLNAPARHAVWLSHRGEGRLIDLAEAEAIAFEDDGDLLSAVDTTATAYADGDRVVVFSDGVGYAFDTAVRGSGQGSAADGAIFAPMPGKVIAVDVAEGDSVAEGQRLLVLEAMKMEHAMTAPFAGTVKSLTVAAGQQVEVESLLVEIEPDEG